Below is a genomic region from Tripterygium wilfordii isolate XIE 37 chromosome 12, ASM1340144v1, whole genome shotgun sequence.
TTAATTTATTTCCTAGATCTGTCAGTGATTAGAATGGGAACAAAAACGAGAATAGTAATGAGAATGGAAATATGAATGAGAACTAAAAGAATTCCGAAAATGATActttcaacaatttttttaaaaaatgattctATCAACTTTGAATTGATTGATTCACCGTAGATACATCTCGCTCACACGATTGTGTTTGTATGACCCTCttactaaatagagcactaTACTATTGCATGTAGAGCTGCAAGTAGCATGTAGATTTGACAAAATATTCCACTACTAACGCCTTCAAAAATGTTCAGTAGAGAACACCTGAAACTGAAATATTAACCGTAGATCAGAGgagatttttattttgtttgattatatGGGTTACCATTGGTGCTTACGAAATGAATTGTGAATCCTAAAGTAGTTTACACTTTATAACAGTACTCCCTCCCCTCAACCTTTTCGCCAATCACTTTCTCTCCCCTCCCGCCGGaccaagagaaaaaaagaatgtCATGGCTGGCTCGCTCTCTGGCAAACTCTCTTCGTCTTGACGATGCGGAGAACGACGTCTCACCAAGCCCGTATTGCGACGCTTCATCTGCAATACACCAACTCGAACAACGAAGACAAGTCGATCAGTACAATAATgagggaggaggagaagaagaagatacgCGATCAACGCAATCGCAAGAAGACGAACAATCGCGAGGTGTGAAAGAGGACCTTACGGAATTCAAACAAACCCTAACGCGCCAACTTTGGGGTGTGGCATCTTTCCTGGCCCCACCACCAACACCTTCTCTTCGAGAGTCCAAGGATCAATCTGTCTCGAATTTTGACCAATTTGTGTCTTCCGATCCGTCTGTGTCGGGCGACCGGGAAGGAGAGGGAGAAGAGTCGGATCCGGTGGGGATTTCGGGGATCAGGAGCGATTTTGGGGAGATCGGAGGAAGGTTCAGGGAGATTTCGAAGATGGCTTCGAATTATTTTCCATTTGGGGCGGAGGAGGATGAGGTGGAGAATGAGGAAGAATATGAGGTAGATTACGAGGAGGAAGAGGATGATAAATTGGAAGAGAATGCCGTTGGGATTACTGATGAGGTGTTGGCGTTCGCCAGGAACATCGCAATGCATCCAGAAACGTGGTTGGACTTCCCTCTTGATGAAGAAGAGGATTTGGATGGTATGTTTGGTCCTGTAGTTGTAATAATCGATTAGTTTCTTACAGAGTGTGATGCATTTTCCTTGACTAAAATCATCTTCAGCATTGTGAATTATTAGGAGAATCAGAGTTAACGTAGCTGTAATCTTTTTTCTCAGAACTTTAGTTTGGAATTGGTTACATGGGAATATGTGTGCTGTAGCCTCTAGTACTGAATTGGCATGACATGAGAATGTCATTTTCTTCATAGGCTGGCATTACAATGTAGCGTTAAGTGttatttcttgttttatttttcttcatttaataAATAGTTGCAGAATGCCAATGTTATCATCTTTTGCATGTTCATTGATGTTTGTTGCATTTGATAGATTTTGATCTTTCTGTTCCTTGGACTTTGAGTTTTAGCTCattttttgatgctttggtggGAACTGTTGTTGTGAAGTGTCAACATTACCGTTCATGTTATGTTCTACTTTGTCGTGTCTTATTGGTTGGGTCTTTTGAATAACTTCTACTTTGTGTGTTTGCGTTTTGATGATGTGCTTCTGATGGCACTGAGAGATAAGTGTTTCCTTGAGGAGGTCTTTATGGTACATAAAGGGAGGCTAAAGTAGAATGTTAATGGTACTATTTGAGAATGAatataaaaatgatttttttcccttcatgtATTAATAGCATAATTTGATGGTTGATAAAATCACAAAAGATGTATTTGTCCTTGATATAATAATTCAAAATCTaccatttattaattttatgatttCATTGATCTTAATGAATTCCATTAAATCccttttttatatttaagtTTTGATCTTGAACgtcataaaataaatttagcTAACTCTTTTATTAACAAATGTTTAAAATTTTGTGGAAGTTTTCCATTGATTCCTCCAATTATGAAATGAAGTTTTCAGAGGGGGTGGTGAGGATGGAGAGACATTAGTTTTCTAGTTTCTAAAACAAGGGAatttgatttccttcttttccCAATCATCATGAGACACTGTAAAGCCATTAGTTGGTTTGCTTGCTACAATTTCCTGTCAATACTTTTTTGCATCAGAATCTGCATACTGTTGCAAGAGTTCAGCTGTGAATTTTCTTTGTGCATTCTTCTTCTCTGACtgagtttttgttttctttaatttttgttatttattttattaaagaaaatatcTCTTCCAAAATTGGTGTTCTGATTACCAAAGTTTGAATTTTTGGCTGCCCactgccatgttgtgtgtgtaAATTTGAGTTGCTCAAGTTGCTTTTCTAATGATGTATATGCTTAGATAAGTTGAACCTCGTACTTTATTATAAGGTCATGCCATTGGTTGTGATCCTTTCCTTTGTTGGTTGCTTGGTCCAATCAtctagaatatatatatttctaccTTTGATACATAAGACATTTTATATCTACTTTTTTGTTGCCGTTTAATTTATTTCAACTGCTAGAGCCTTTTCTCTCTCATTCCCGAGCATTTATGCGCCTATTTTTCCAGACTTTGATATGTCTGATGCCCAACGTGAGCATGCGTCGGCCATTGAATGCCTTGCTCCTCGACTAGCTGCTCTCAGAATAGAACTCTGTCCTTGCCATATGACTCAGAGTTACTTTTGGAAAGTCTATTTCGTTCTTTTGCATTCAAGGCTCAACAGACAAGATGCAGAGATTCTGTCTTCATCTCAGGTAAGTTCCAGTATTTCTGGAATTTCAATCAGTACACCACTACAATTAAGCATGGTTTAAGTTTTGCCTCGTGTGAGATTTTTCTGTGGTTTCCAAACATTATTTAGCTGAGATATTTTGAAGACAGGCTTAACAGGTAATTTTTTCAAGTGATTGTCAGTATTTTTTGATAAGTAATTTTCAAGTCATCTATGAATAAGATTCTCTAACAATGCATACATTtatagatttttcttttttgaatagaaaaaaatTTATAGATTTTTCTTAGTGAAGCACTCGTAGTTTACTCACCACCCTGTTCTCAGGGGTTCCCCCATCCCTGTAgaacaattttaaaaacaatttcTCTAGCTGTGcatgcattttaatttttttccatttaaaaaaTGGAATGGGCATCCTCACCCTCAGAAGTGCTGACCCAAGTCCTTTTATTAGCATGGTGAACATTGAACAATAATTGAATATTCACTGATGCAACTTCATGGTATTTATGTGTTGGTCcaaatatcaatttttttttgataaacactTTAGGGGTATCTCTGTTCCAAGCGTTTCCTACATAGCATCGCTGGCAGTCTCTTCTAAGATTTGCCTACCTTGGCTTGCTTCTCATCTTAAGAGACTGTTACAGTGTTTCTTCACAGTCGGGGACACCTTGTTTTGTGGTGTATGGGCTTGGCATTGGAAACAAAGTAGAGAAGACGTATAAATTTTTcggtttaattttattaatgtcCTCTTTCTGAGTATAAATCACCTTTATTGTGCACGCAACTGTAACTAACTAAGTTTTGTCAAAAACCCAGATGTGTGGATAGTGATTGATTACAAGGTAAATCCCTCTGCAGGTTATGGCGGCTAGAACTTTGTGGATGAAAGAGCTACGAAAGCAAACAAATCCAGAATCTGGCTGGCTCAGACATAGCAATTACTATTCAAATGTCAATAAGGCCATCccagatgaaaatttttatcctGCCACAGTCAACGATGTTCCCGAAAACATGCGGTTTGGAGCCGTTGGTTTTGAACCTACGCCTTTCACTTCCATGACAAAATATGTGACTGTCTGTGAGATGGAGAAGCTTCCAGTTGTAAGCAGTGAGATGCAATGTATTGAAAAATCTATCATCGAGGAAAAGCCGGTAGTTAAAACTGATAATAAGGTTTCAGCGGCTGGTCCATCGAAAATATTATTTCCGGATTTcgaagaggatgatgatgacgacTGGCCAGATGAAGGTTCCGAATTAGGTGGGTACAGTGGAGCAGCCATTCCTATGGGGAATGAAGAAGACGTTTCATTCAGTGATCTTGAGGACAATGATGATTGTTGCATGCCAGTAAAATATAAGATTGTCTCAAAGGATTCAGAAGCAACGTAGTACCAAGATATGTTCAACAAGCGTAAGCTATGTTCGTTCGTTCGTTCGGCATGAAGACAGGAATCAATGTCATTGTCACCAATACCTGGCATATGGTTGTTCCCTTCTGTGGTTGCTTAATGTGATCATATTTGTTCCttgattgattttttaattCAGTTGAGCAATCTCTTTGTTTACTGATTGAGAGGTTTTGTACTTAAAACGTGTAATAGAAcgagaagggggggggggggggggggagagagtGGGAAGTTGTATCATATTGTCATCAATGAAAttgattgttttgttttcattttctaaagAAAATGTAGCAGGATTGAGCTATAAAATAATGGTAGAAGCCATACATTATTACCCCCAGTTTGCCTTGGCTTTCGTGTTCGCATCTCCTCGGGGTTCTAATTCCGGGCTGCAATTCTCCTCTAAAATTATATTAGATCTTGAATTAAATATAGAAGATTTcgggaaaaaaaatctaaatcctAAAATTTTTCTTGTCCTATATTctaaacattaaaaataaagccctaaatcctaaattttaaacaccaaaCATTAATCTCTAACTTCTAAACTCTaatgtcatttaaaaaaaaataatcatgatTTTTGGGGAAAAATTGGAGCCGGAATTGGAGCCTCTCACATCCCCTCCTCTACTCTCCTCACACAATGACTATTTCTCTTGCTCAAACTCCTaaatattcaacaaaaaaataattttcataaAAATTGTCTTCATAAAAATGACGTCATATATTGTAAGAAGCAATAAcagaacaataaaataaaaaaaacaaaaacaaagtaagTACAAAGCATTCACAACAGTAAAAGTGGTTGACTAGATAAAAAATAGAGTATGAAAAATACAGATTTTGACAAAATATTATTACATTGAAATTTGTTAAAGCCTTCAAGATACCCCAAAATAGAGCATACTCTAAAAAGTAGAGCACTTCTGGATACATATGCGCTATCTTAGCGCACAAAAAAGTGtaatccaaattttttttatcagtttATTATCTCTCCTCTCTCATCTCTCCAAATATTGGTGGGCATATCATTTTATGAATTTGTAATGTAACaagtaatattttaatattgtaaAATTTAGGATAAAGCTAATGATGCAATAATTGAACAACGATTGGGGTAGGACTTGTGCATAGATATATGACCGGTGCACCAAAAagttttagaaatttttttaaaaatcataaatgtgtagtattttgtataatgaatccaacgatatattttttgtttgaaacaaaaatcaaatttatctcAATCAAAACATCGagtattttgagtttatatttgaCGGTCTAAAAGTAACTCAATAGAGTGGTATGTAAGTAATTGATagtgaatcaactcaagaaaagaaCATAGAATTACTAAATAAACCCTAGAAAGGTAATATTCAAACTTGTTTCAGATGTGGTGCTCCGGGACATAGGTCATGTACATGTCGTATGCCTAAACATATGGTAGATCGCTACCAATCTTTTGTAAAAGGGAAAGTTGTAGAGACTAACATgccaaattaataatttttaacgATCAATGATAAGCtcatattttcttacattttaaTACCTTTTAAACATGTTTCTGCTGGGAAATTGGTTTTAAAAAGGGTTTAATActttgtttttcacattttcagcTTTTTGGAGCAATTGGATGGTTTTTGGTGAAAAACAGCCAAtgttgagtattttgaagaactgTCAATTGGAAAACAAAGTGAAGACCTTGAAGTTTCTTGGAGAATATTTTTAGAAGAAAAGTTGAGCTGAAGTGAAAAATCCCTGAAAAATATGCAATTCGAAGCTTGACATCCTGGCTTTCCAAAGCTATCTCCCGTGCCTTTAACAAAAATCTgaggaatcttctagacccaatTCTTCGCAGGCAGCACAGTCTTGGTGATTTTCCACTTCagctcaacttttcttcaaaatcTGAGTTAATTGGCTCCACGAAAATTCCTGAAAATATTCTCCAAGAAACTTCAAGGTCTTCACTTTGTTTtccaattgacggttcttcaaaatactcaacaTTGGCTGTTTTTCACCAAAAACCATCCACTTGCTCCAAAAAGCTGAAAATGCgaaaaacaaagtattaagCCCTTTTTAAAACCAATTTCCCAGCAGAAACATGTTTAAAAGGTataaaaatgtaagaaaatatgagcttatcaaatacccccaaaccTAATTCTTGCTAGTCCTCGagcaagaaaataaatgaaacccctaggtgtccctaatggacgagttatagtctcatGAGGGTTTActagaacgacacccacaaacatttttccttttcttttccaccATTCATCATGATGTCTTCAACAAAACATCAATAGAAGAAAATTCAGAATTGTGCACACACAActaaattcagagtttgaactCTACACATCACAGTGCAGCCACTTCAACCAAATGCTTACATCATCTATTCCATTAGTTTCTTTGTATATTTCCATGCACgaatcacacatgaatgttcGACTTTCAATTGATCATAATACAAGTATTGCTGCATCACAAAGTTCATTGAAATTGTTAAGTGAAATACCAAggcatatgtttttttttttttttttaactgacttgtgcaatgctagACCtctttaagctttctaattgacccttGTAGCGagctttcaaccaatgactcccaaccagttggcttagggcattaggtgtagatACACCTCTACGGGTTTAatgactcgagtcaaaaaggctgcGAGGCTTCGCTAGTCATGTACGTATTTATCTTGGTTcctctacctttttacgcgaaactcactgccttgctaggcaagaggcccggttactcaatAGAGAAAACCAAAGACAACACCATTATTtgtgccttctttttttttttaaacatattATATTTTCACTATATGCCAAGGTATCTAACTCAACAAATTTCAGCTCCCCTTATAATACTAACAACATTCATGATCAGTCACAATTGGCATACCCCACAAACATGTGTAATGTGCACATATAATTGTTAACTAAAAAGCGTAGATGAAGCAAGAATCAGCCTAAAAGGACTTAGATATGATGGTGTGTTCCCAACTTTCATTTATTTGAGTGCTAACAGAACTAAATAACTTCAAATCTGTAACGAGAAGACACATGATGCTatgcagaattttttttttgtttttttttttttcgttggCACATCTACGAACACGTGATGGGCATACGAGCAATGGCCAACTCTGCTGCACAAAATAGGGGTAGGGTCCCAACAATATTAGATATGCAATGACGCAGGCAAACACTTAGTCTCTGATTAGTCATAAAGTTGAAACATAGTGAACCATGACTACTTCAAATCGAAACGATACAACCAGTGCTTACGGTAAGGCAGCATGAAGGTATGATACTGGTTGTGATAACGGAAATACAACTAGTTCagagagagagttgggcacatACCTGAACGGAGAGTGATCTTCTAACAAAGAAAACAACGAGCGAACTCGTGGCAAAGTAAAGGCTCTTAAAGTCCGAGGAGTGACCTGGCTGCGAGAGACTAAGTGTGATGTGTGTGCAATGATGTTTAACTTGACATAATTTATACCCTATCGATAGCCTTATGGTGAGTGTGTAGCGCGAGCTATACTTACATTATATTACCATGTCCACGAATTGACTCGAGCTAATTGTTGTAGTTGACTCAACAGTCAACACCATAAGTAATACCCAATACCTTACAATTCCATAAACTCGCCTTAGGACCATTGTAAAGAAAAACCTGCAACACCCCAAATTTAACATGTCAGGGCCTctaaaaaaaactacaataataaaataaaaacaaaaataaaaataatttgaaaacaGAGGACAGaaattgggttgcctcccaataGCGCTAGATTTATAGTCCACAGCCGGACTCTGATAATGAGACTAAGTGGAATCAGCTGGCTCACTCAAGTGGAGTGAGGTCTTTTCTACATCAAAAATCCCTGGGGTTTCAAGATACGGCTTCAAACGATGGCCATTGACTTTGAAGATTGTCCCGTCCTTTACATTCTGAATTTCAATAGCTCCATG
It encodes:
- the LOC120010056 gene encoding uncharacterized protein LOC120010056, which codes for MSWLARSLANSLRLDDAENDVSPSPYCDASSAIHQLEQRRQVDQYNNEGGGEEEDTRSTQSQEDEQSRGVKEDLTEFKQTLTRQLWGVASFLAPPPTPSLRESKDQSVSNFDQFVSSDPSVSGDREGEGEESDPVGISGIRSDFGEIGGRFREISKMASNYFPFGAEEDEVENEEEYEVDYEEEEDDKLEENAVGITDEVLAFARNIAMHPETWLDFPLDEEEDLDDFDMSDAQREHASAIECLAPRLAALRIELCPCHMTQSYFWKVYFVLLHSRLNRQDAEILSSSQVMAARTLWMKELRKQTNPESGWLRHSNYYSNVNKAIPDENFYPATVNDVPENMRFGAVGFEPTPFTSMTKYVTVCEMEKLPVVSSEMQCIEKSIIEEKPVVKTDNKVSAAGPSKILFPDFEEDDDDDWPDEGSELGGYSGAAIPMGNEEDVSFSDLEDNDDCCMPVKYKIVSKDSEAT